From Trichomycterus rosablanca isolate fTriRos1 chromosome 18, fTriRos1.hap1, whole genome shotgun sequence, the proteins below share one genomic window:
- the apba1b gene encoding amyloid-beta A4 precursor protein-binding family A member 1 isoform X1, translating to MSHREEPEGAGTKAPAPQNSQQPNSTLAEGGRPRWRPCQLNSQDEQENVHHHHHHHYHRQSQQPGANRAPPRRSRRHAPSQAQRKVNESEDAEPQPSQQPRPGVTRYRRSGERGHQHRHRQQPKHAHEIKELQLPGSDPDVDVLSNEESSITPSSQDDLTPSQEELTPSPQEIPHKEEQAGGSPGLQCSSSTESSLQAHSEQTEHLQEQNEQMEHCKDGREEPMAEGCQEKEETVNEEECQGENNCLATVGSSKGSLHHYSKRSGPIRVDVPPFAEIPRQPILIPHFQAQSFSDPPSSSPKEHKSGPNHFNLNDTTPMSTETTPECPQSFEETFSDSSTEACSDSYPQNCENHSKFYPVTQTESDRELYQLHRPEWYKEHTDNQYFNGARPQMNPQEEPRQCISVGSRLHHYDEQSGDEAGSPKRRNRQPWKHMSSKSLDEDSPELKKEPAESGLPVLNNKGEVEHDAIEDKPYALQDSANISGDAISLAIRNIKEAIEEVKTKTVRSPYKPDKPNEPVWVMRRDISPVEECHPQFYSTSPRHSSSQKLAPVPDPKPPAGAESSRTQDADVSPSLPLAEEMKRNLAAFPTYVDVPGPCDPEDLIDGIIFAASYLGFTQLLSERTPSKSARMQQAQEAMNQVRQGAEGEALSATEVDLFVSTQRIKVLNAETQDTMMDHPLRTISYIADIGNMVVLMARRKMIRSHSAQEQQDTADTQHTDEHVQYRMICHVFESEDAQLIAQSIGQAFSVAYQEFLRANGIDPEDLSQREYSDLLNTQDMYNDDLVHFSKSENCKDVYIEKQKGEILGVVIVESGWGSILPTVIIASLMPAGPAAKSGCLNIGDQIMTVNGTSLVGLPLSTCQSIIKGLKSQSRIKMNIVRCPPVTMVLIRRPDLRYQLGFSVQNGIICSLMRGGIAERGGIRVGHRIIEISGQSVVATPHEKIVHLLSNAVGEIHMKTMPAAMYRLLTAQEQPVYI from the exons ATGAGTCACAGGGAGGAGCCAGAGGGGGCAGGAACTAAAGCCCCAGCCCCTCAGAACAGCCAGCAGCCCAACAGCACTCTTGCAGAGGGAGGACGTCCACGGTGGAGACCATGCCAGCTGAACAGCCAGGACGAACAGGAAAAcgttcatcatcatcaccaccatcactacCACAGGCAATCACAACAACCTGGCGCTAACCGAGCTCCACCACGACGCAGCCGACGACATGCCCCAAGCCAGGCTCAGAGGAAGGTGAATGAGAGTGAAGATGCAGAGCCACAGCCAAGTCAGCAGCCTCGTCCAGGTGTGACGAGGTATCGACGGAGTGGTGAAAGAGGGCATCAGCATAGACACAGACAACAGCCCAAACATGCTCATGAGATTAAAGAATTGCAGCTTCCTGGGAGTGATCCTGATGTGGACGTTTTGTCTAATGAGGAGTCTTCCATCACTCCGTCTTCACAAGACGACCTGACTCCCTCACAAGAGGAGCTAACTCCCTCTCCACAGGAGATCCCACACAAAGAGGAGCAAGCTGGAGGTAGTCCTGGCCTACAGTGTTCCTCCAGTACTGAGAGTAGTCTCCAAGCACACTCTGAACAAACAGAGCATCTGCAGGAACAAAACGAGCAGATGGAGCACTGTAAGGATGGTAGAGAAGAACCAATGGCAGAGGGCTGTCAAGAAAAGGAAGAAACTGTTAACGAGGAAGAGTGTCAGGGAGAAAATAATTGTTTGGCAACTGTTGGTAGTTCAAAGGGTAGCTTACACCATTACAGTAAGAGATCAGGGCCAATCAGAGTGGATGTTCCACCCTTTGCCGAGATTCCACGTCAGCCAATACTAATACCTCATTTCCAGGCTCAGTCTTTCTCAGATCCACCAAGTAGTTCCCCTAAGGAGCACAAATCAGGCCCTAACCATTTTAACCTAAATGACACCACCCCTATGAGCACAGAAACAACGCCTGAATGTCCTCAGTCTTTTGAAGAAACTTTCTCAGACTCCAGTACAGAAGCCTGTTCTGATTCATATCCACAAAACTGTGAGAACCACTCCAAGTTCTACCCAGTGACTCAGACAGAATCAGACCGAGAGTTGTACCAGTTACATCGACCAGAGTGGTACAAGGAACACACTGACAACCAGTACTTTAATGGGGCTAGACCACAAATGAATCCTCAGGAAGAGCCAAGACAGTGCATTTCAGTTGGTTCCAGGCTGCACCATTATGATGAACAGTCAGGAGACGAGGCTGGCAGCCCTAAAAGACGCAACAGGCAACCTTGGAAGCACATGAGCTCCAAAAGCTTGGATGAAGACTCTCCAGAGCTGAAAAAAGAACCAGCAGAGAGTGGTCTGCCTGTCTTGAACAATAAAGGTGAGGTGGAACATGATGCTATAGAAGACAAGCCATACGCTTTGCAAGATTCTGCAAATATCTCTGGAGATGCTATCTCTCTAGCAATAAGGAACATAAAGGAGGCCATTGAGGAAGTGAAGACAAAGACCGTGCGTTCACCCTACAAGCCTGACAAGCCTAACGAGCCAGTGTGGGTAATGAGGAGAGATATCAGTCCAGTAGAGGAGTGCCACCCACAGTTTTATTCAACTTCCCCTCGGCATTCATCTTCACAGAAGTTG GCTCCAGTCCCGGATCCCAAACCCCCTGCAGGAGCAGAATCTTCCAGAACACAAGATGCAGATGTCTCACCAAGCTTACCACTTGCTGAAGAG ATGAAAAGAAACTTGGCTGCCTTTCCTACATATGTTGATG TTCCGGGACCATGTGATCCAGAAGACCTTATTGATGGCATCATCTTTGCTGCCAGTTACTTGGGCTTTACCCAGCTTCTGTCAGAGAGAACCCCAAGCAAAAGTGCCCGCATGCAGCAGGCGCAGGAGGCAATGAACCAAGTTCGG CAGGGTGCAGAAGGTGAGGCTCTGTCTGCCACCGAGGTGGACCTCTTCGTGTCGACTCAGAGGATTAAAGTGCTTAATGCTGAAACACAG GACACCATGATGGACCATCCCCTAAGGACCATCTCCTACATTGCGGACATCGGGAACATGGTGGTTCTGATGGCACGTAGGAAGATGATTCGGTCACACAGTGCTCAGGAGCAGCAGGACACAGCAGACACACAGCACACGGACGAACACGTCCAGTACAGGATGATCTGCCATGTGTTCGAGTCAGAGGAT GCTCAGCTCATCGCTCAATCCATCGGCCAGGCATTTAGTGTGGCTTATCAGGAGTTCTTAAGAGCAAACGGCATCGATCCAGAGGATTTAAGTCAGAGAGAGTACAGTGACCTGCTCAACACTCAGGACATGTACAACGACGACCTCGTTCATTTCTCCAAATCTGAGAACTGCAAAGAT GTATACATAGAGAAGCAGAAGGGGGAAATTCTAGGTGTGGTGATCGTTGAGTCCGGCTGGGGTTCCATTCTGCCTACTGTCATCATCGCCAGTTTGATGCCTGCTGGACCTGCTGCAAAATCAGGATGCCTCAATATTGGAGATCAGATCATGACAGTGAATGGCACAAGTCTGGTGGGCCTGCCTCTTTCCACCTGCCAGAGCATCATCAAA GGGCTAAAGTCTCAATCCAGAATCAAGATGAACATTGTCAGATGTCCTCCTGTCACCATGGTCCTCATCCGCAGACCAGACCTCCGATATCAACTTGGCTTCAGTGTACAGAATGGCATT ATCTGCAGTCTGATGAGAGGAGGTATAGCTGAGAGGGGCGGAATCAGAGTCGGTCACCGAATCATTGAGATCAGTGGGCAGAGTGTGGTGGCCACTCCACATGAGAAGATTGTTCATCTTCTCTCAAATGCAGTTGGAGAG ATCCATATGAAGACCATGCCTGCTGCCATGTATCGCCTACTGACTGCCCAGGAACAGCCTGTATACATCTGA
- the apba1b gene encoding amyloid-beta A4 precursor protein-binding family A member 1 isoform X2 produces MSHREEPEGAGTKAPAPQNSQQPNSTLAEGGRPRWRPCQLNSQDEQENVHHHHHHHYHRQSQQPGANRAPPRRSRRHAPSQAQRKVNESEDAEPQPSQQPRPGVTRYRRSGERGHQHRHRQQPKHAHEIKELQLPGSDPDVDVLSNEESSITPSSQDDLTPSQEELTPSPQEIPHKEEQAGGSPGLQCSSSTESSLQAHSEQTEHLQEQNEQMEHCKDGREEPMAEGCQEKEETVNEEECQGENNCLATVGSSKGSLHHYSKRSGPIRVDVPPFAEIPRQPILIPHFQAQSFSDPPSSSPKEHKSGPNHFNLNDTTPMSTETTPECPQSFEETFSDSSTEACSDSYPQNCENHSKFYPVTQTESDRELYQLHRPEWYKEHTDNQYFNGARPQMNPQEEPRQCISVGSRLHHYDEQSGDEAGSPKRRNRQPWKHMSSKSLDEDSPELKKEPAESGLPVLNNKGEVEHDAIEDKPYALQDSANISGDAISLAIRNIKEAIEEVKTKTVRSPYKPDKPNEPVWVMRRDISPVEECHPQFYSTSPRHSSSQKLAPVPDPKPPAGAESSRTQDADVSPSLPLAEEMKRNLAAFPTYVDVPGPCDPEDLIDGIIFAASYLGFTQLLSERTPSKSARMQQAQEAMNQVRGAEGEALSATEVDLFVSTQRIKVLNAETQDTMMDHPLRTISYIADIGNMVVLMARRKMIRSHSAQEQQDTADTQHTDEHVQYRMICHVFESEDAQLIAQSIGQAFSVAYQEFLRANGIDPEDLSQREYSDLLNTQDMYNDDLVHFSKSENCKDVYIEKQKGEILGVVIVESGWGSILPTVIIASLMPAGPAAKSGCLNIGDQIMTVNGTSLVGLPLSTCQSIIKGLKSQSRIKMNIVRCPPVTMVLIRRPDLRYQLGFSVQNGIICSLMRGGIAERGGIRVGHRIIEISGQSVVATPHEKIVHLLSNAVGEIHMKTMPAAMYRLLTAQEQPVYI; encoded by the exons ATGAGTCACAGGGAGGAGCCAGAGGGGGCAGGAACTAAAGCCCCAGCCCCTCAGAACAGCCAGCAGCCCAACAGCACTCTTGCAGAGGGAGGACGTCCACGGTGGAGACCATGCCAGCTGAACAGCCAGGACGAACAGGAAAAcgttcatcatcatcaccaccatcactacCACAGGCAATCACAACAACCTGGCGCTAACCGAGCTCCACCACGACGCAGCCGACGACATGCCCCAAGCCAGGCTCAGAGGAAGGTGAATGAGAGTGAAGATGCAGAGCCACAGCCAAGTCAGCAGCCTCGTCCAGGTGTGACGAGGTATCGACGGAGTGGTGAAAGAGGGCATCAGCATAGACACAGACAACAGCCCAAACATGCTCATGAGATTAAAGAATTGCAGCTTCCTGGGAGTGATCCTGATGTGGACGTTTTGTCTAATGAGGAGTCTTCCATCACTCCGTCTTCACAAGACGACCTGACTCCCTCACAAGAGGAGCTAACTCCCTCTCCACAGGAGATCCCACACAAAGAGGAGCAAGCTGGAGGTAGTCCTGGCCTACAGTGTTCCTCCAGTACTGAGAGTAGTCTCCAAGCACACTCTGAACAAACAGAGCATCTGCAGGAACAAAACGAGCAGATGGAGCACTGTAAGGATGGTAGAGAAGAACCAATGGCAGAGGGCTGTCAAGAAAAGGAAGAAACTGTTAACGAGGAAGAGTGTCAGGGAGAAAATAATTGTTTGGCAACTGTTGGTAGTTCAAAGGGTAGCTTACACCATTACAGTAAGAGATCAGGGCCAATCAGAGTGGATGTTCCACCCTTTGCCGAGATTCCACGTCAGCCAATACTAATACCTCATTTCCAGGCTCAGTCTTTCTCAGATCCACCAAGTAGTTCCCCTAAGGAGCACAAATCAGGCCCTAACCATTTTAACCTAAATGACACCACCCCTATGAGCACAGAAACAACGCCTGAATGTCCTCAGTCTTTTGAAGAAACTTTCTCAGACTCCAGTACAGAAGCCTGTTCTGATTCATATCCACAAAACTGTGAGAACCACTCCAAGTTCTACCCAGTGACTCAGACAGAATCAGACCGAGAGTTGTACCAGTTACATCGACCAGAGTGGTACAAGGAACACACTGACAACCAGTACTTTAATGGGGCTAGACCACAAATGAATCCTCAGGAAGAGCCAAGACAGTGCATTTCAGTTGGTTCCAGGCTGCACCATTATGATGAACAGTCAGGAGACGAGGCTGGCAGCCCTAAAAGACGCAACAGGCAACCTTGGAAGCACATGAGCTCCAAAAGCTTGGATGAAGACTCTCCAGAGCTGAAAAAAGAACCAGCAGAGAGTGGTCTGCCTGTCTTGAACAATAAAGGTGAGGTGGAACATGATGCTATAGAAGACAAGCCATACGCTTTGCAAGATTCTGCAAATATCTCTGGAGATGCTATCTCTCTAGCAATAAGGAACATAAAGGAGGCCATTGAGGAAGTGAAGACAAAGACCGTGCGTTCACCCTACAAGCCTGACAAGCCTAACGAGCCAGTGTGGGTAATGAGGAGAGATATCAGTCCAGTAGAGGAGTGCCACCCACAGTTTTATTCAACTTCCCCTCGGCATTCATCTTCACAGAAGTTG GCTCCAGTCCCGGATCCCAAACCCCCTGCAGGAGCAGAATCTTCCAGAACACAAGATGCAGATGTCTCACCAAGCTTACCACTTGCTGAAGAG ATGAAAAGAAACTTGGCTGCCTTTCCTACATATGTTGATG TTCCGGGACCATGTGATCCAGAAGACCTTATTGATGGCATCATCTTTGCTGCCAGTTACTTGGGCTTTACCCAGCTTCTGTCAGAGAGAACCCCAAGCAAAAGTGCCCGCATGCAGCAGGCGCAGGAGGCAATGAACCAAGTTCGG GGTGCAGAAGGTGAGGCTCTGTCTGCCACCGAGGTGGACCTCTTCGTGTCGACTCAGAGGATTAAAGTGCTTAATGCTGAAACACAG GACACCATGATGGACCATCCCCTAAGGACCATCTCCTACATTGCGGACATCGGGAACATGGTGGTTCTGATGGCACGTAGGAAGATGATTCGGTCACACAGTGCTCAGGAGCAGCAGGACACAGCAGACACACAGCACACGGACGAACACGTCCAGTACAGGATGATCTGCCATGTGTTCGAGTCAGAGGAT GCTCAGCTCATCGCTCAATCCATCGGCCAGGCATTTAGTGTGGCTTATCAGGAGTTCTTAAGAGCAAACGGCATCGATCCAGAGGATTTAAGTCAGAGAGAGTACAGTGACCTGCTCAACACTCAGGACATGTACAACGACGACCTCGTTCATTTCTCCAAATCTGAGAACTGCAAAGAT GTATACATAGAGAAGCAGAAGGGGGAAATTCTAGGTGTGGTGATCGTTGAGTCCGGCTGGGGTTCCATTCTGCCTACTGTCATCATCGCCAGTTTGATGCCTGCTGGACCTGCTGCAAAATCAGGATGCCTCAATATTGGAGATCAGATCATGACAGTGAATGGCACAAGTCTGGTGGGCCTGCCTCTTTCCACCTGCCAGAGCATCATCAAA GGGCTAAAGTCTCAATCCAGAATCAAGATGAACATTGTCAGATGTCCTCCTGTCACCATGGTCCTCATCCGCAGACCAGACCTCCGATATCAACTTGGCTTCAGTGTACAGAATGGCATT ATCTGCAGTCTGATGAGAGGAGGTATAGCTGAGAGGGGCGGAATCAGAGTCGGTCACCGAATCATTGAGATCAGTGGGCAGAGTGTGGTGGCCACTCCACATGAGAAGATTGTTCATCTTCTCTCAAATGCAGTTGGAGAG ATCCATATGAAGACCATGCCTGCTGCCATGTATCGCCTACTGACTGCCCAGGAACAGCCTGTATACATCTGA